A region of the Mesoterricola sediminis genome:
GCAGGGGTGATCAGCGTCCGTCCAGCCTGATCGTCCAATAAGGCTTGCGGGATCTACAGCTTGCAGTCCCCATGGATGTGGCGGTGTTACAGCACCAGCCCCACATTCATGGAGGACTGCAATGGCGGTCAGTTTATCTCTGTCCCGGTTCGCCGGGGACCTTCAAATGGCGAACCGCGCCCATAAGACGATCCAGCAGTACGTCGCATCGGTGAGGCGTTTCGAGGAATTCCTTGGCCACGACCCATGCGACGCCAGCCAGGAATCGGTGCGGCGGTGGGTGGACGTCCTCCGGCAGCAGGCCATCGGAGCCTCCCGGCTGGCCCTCCACTACTCAGCCTTGAAGTTCCTCTATGCCCGGACCCTGGGCCAGCCCGAGAAGGTGGCCTGGATCACCGTCCCCAAGGCCAAGGCCCACCTGCCTTCCACCTTGAGCCAGGCTGAGGTTGCGCGGCTGCTGGACGGGTTCACCACCACGAAATACCGCACCTTCTTCACTCTGGTCTACGCCACCGGCCTGCGGATCAACGAGGCCTGCCGGCTCGAGACCCGGGACATCGACGCCATGCAGCAGGTGATCCACGTCCGCGATGGAAAGGGCGGCAAGGACCGGATGGTGCCCATGGGGGCCAAGCTCTACCGGGCGCTGCGGACCTACTACAAGCACATGCAGCCCCCGAAGCCTTGGCTGTTCGCCTCCAAGTCGGGAGGGCCCCTCTGCGCGGACACCGCCCGGCGCGCCC
Encoded here:
- a CDS encoding tyrosine-type recombinase/integrase, encoding MAVSLSLSRFAGDLQMANRAHKTIQQYVASVRRFEEFLGHDPCDASQESVRRWVDVLRQQAIGASRLALHYSALKFLYARTLGQPEKVAWITVPKAKAHLPSTLSQAEVARLLDGFTTTKYRTFFTLVYATGLRINEACRLETRDIDAMQQVIHVRDGKGGKDRMVPMGAKLYRALRTYYKHMQPPKPWLFASKSGGPLCADTARRALLCAAAVSGIGKFVNPHLLRHAFATHLLESGEDLRKIQVVLGHASITSTQIYTQVAPGQIAAVRSPLEDLPE